A genomic stretch from Dehalococcoidia bacterium includes:
- a CDS encoding winged helix-turn-helix transcriptional regulator, which translates to MGSNLSLQSTRQGIINYLQRAGRATVKELGQALGLTSTGIRQHLTVLERDGLVTAREERGRVGRPTLVYSLTEAAEALFPKRYDDLALALLEEVRATEGNERLHQLLRRVAARMAAQYRSRVEGRPVQERVEETVRIMQEQGCLVEWRQEGDQFFIDEYTCPFTRVAQHDPAVCALHVELVRLLVGADTRLAQSLLRGQRACTYRVRPPLGAGLG; encoded by the coding sequence ATGGGCAGCAACCTTTCTCTCCAGTCCACCCGCCAGGGCATCATCAACTACCTGCAGCGGGCCGGCCGAGCGACGGTCAAGGAGCTGGGCCAGGCCCTGGGCCTCACCTCCACGGGCATCCGACAGCACCTGACGGTGCTGGAGAGGGACGGCCTGGTGACAGCCCGTGAGGAGCGGGGCCGGGTAGGCCGTCCCACCCTAGTATACTCCCTTACGGAGGCGGCCGAGGCCCTCTTCCCCAAGCGCTACGACGACCTGGCCCTGGCCCTGCTGGAGGAGGTGCGGGCTACCGAGGGCAACGAGCGCCTGCACCAGTTGCTGCGGCGCGTGGCGGCCCGAATGGCCGCCCAGTACCGCTCGCGCGTGGAGGGACGACCGGTCCAGGAGAGGGTGGAGGAGACGGTCCGCATCATGCAGGAGCAGGGCTGCCTGGTGGAATGGCGGCAGGAGGGCGACCAGTTCTTCATCGACGAGTACACCTGCCCCTTCACCAGGGTTGCCCAGCATGACCCCGCCGTCTGCGCCCTGCATGTGGAGCTGGTGCGACTGCTGGTGGGCGCGGACACTCGCCTGGCTCAGAGCCTCCTGCGCGGCCAGAGGGCATGCACCTACCGGGTGCGGCCGCCTCTCGGGGCCGGCCTCGGTTAA
- the tsaD gene encoding tRNA (adenosine(37)-N6)-threonylcarbamoyltransferase complex transferase subunit TsaD, producing MRVLGIETSCDETAVGMVEDGRRLLANVVASQASFHAPYGGVVPEVASRHHLELLLPVLEEALQQAGCRPADVDALAVTIGPGLAGSLLVGVNLAKALAYAWGRPLVAVNHLEAHIYANWLQPGEPPRLPALCLVVSGGHTELVLMEDHGRYVRLGGTLDDAAGEAFDKVARLLGLGFPGGPAIERAAAASGRSRLRLPRARTRGAYDFSFSGLKTHVLRLLQGEHGEVPPPPEVAAAFQEAVVDALVEKVVRAAQEHEAAEVMLVGGVAANRLLREELSRRCTLPVRVPPPSLCTDNGAMVAACGYYRLTLFGEEAPLDVDVRPGLRLA from the coding sequence ATGAGGGTGCTGGGCATCGAGACCTCTTGCGACGAGACGGCAGTGGGGATGGTGGAGGACGGGCGTCGCCTGCTGGCGAACGTGGTGGCCTCCCAGGCCTCCTTTCACGCCCCCTATGGAGGGGTGGTACCGGAGGTGGCCTCCCGTCACCACCTGGAGCTGCTGCTGCCCGTACTGGAGGAGGCGCTCCAGCAGGCAGGATGCCGCCCCGCCGACGTGGATGCCTTGGCCGTCACCATCGGCCCGGGCCTGGCCGGCTCCCTGCTGGTGGGCGTGAACCTCGCCAAGGCCCTGGCCTACGCCTGGGGCCGGCCCCTGGTGGCCGTCAACCACCTGGAGGCCCACATTTACGCCAACTGGCTGCAGCCTGGCGAGCCTCCCCGCCTCCCCGCCCTCTGCCTGGTGGTCTCGGGCGGCCACACGGAGCTGGTGCTCATGGAGGATCACGGGCGCTACGTCCGCCTGGGGGGGACGCTGGACGATGCTGCCGGCGAGGCGTTCGACAAAGTAGCCCGCTTGCTGGGCCTGGGATTTCCCGGCGGCCCGGCCATCGAGCGGGCGGCGGCCGCCAGCGGGCGCAGTCGCCTGCGCCTGCCCCGCGCCCGCACGCGGGGAGCCTACGACTTCAGCTTCAGCGGCCTCAAGACCCACGTCCTGCGTCTGCTCCAGGGCGAGCACGGCGAGGTGCCTCCCCCACCGGAGGTGGCCGCCGCCTTCCAGGAGGCGGTGGTGGACGCCCTGGTGGAGAAGGTGGTGCGGGCGGCCCAGGAGCACGAGGCCGCCGAGGTGATGCTGGTCGGTGGAGTTGCCGCCAACCGCCTGTTGCGGGAGGAGCTTTCCCGTCGCTGTACCCTGCCGGTGCGGGTGCCTCCCCCCTCCCTCTGCACTGACAACGGGGCGATGGTGGCTGCCTGCGGCTATTACCGCCTGACCCTCTTCGGCGAGGAAGCGCCCCTGGACGTGGACGTGCGGCCCGGCCTGCGCCTGGCCTGA
- a CDS encoding cupin domain-containing protein produces MEVRSRRPSERGSNETFSGEVWVDVLVGEGDYQRMRVILVRFAPGARTAWHSHPRGQTFYVLEGRGLAQARGGPVVEVRAGDVVHTPPGEEHWHGAAPDHFMAHIAMWEVDDEGRGAIWGAHVTDAEYRGQVGGG; encoded by the coding sequence ATGGAAGTCCGCTCCAGACGCCCGAGCGAGAGAGGCTCGAACGAGACCTTCAGCGGCGAGGTGTGGGTAGACGTGCTGGTGGGCGAAGGCGACTACCAGCGGATGCGCGTCATCCTGGTGCGCTTCGCCCCGGGTGCCCGCACCGCCTGGCACTCTCATCCCCGCGGCCAGACGTTCTACGTGCTGGAGGGACGCGGGCTGGCGCAGGCCCGCGGCGGCCCGGTCGTCGAGGTGCGGGCCGGCGACGTAGTCCATACGCCGCCGGGCGAGGAGCACTGGCACGGCGCCGCCCCGGATCACTTCATGGCCCACATCGCCATGTGGGAAGTGGACGACGAGGGCAGGGGCGCCATCTGGGGCGCTCACGTGACCGACGCTGAATATCGGGGGCAGGTGGGCGGCGGCTGA
- a CDS encoding cation:proton antiporter, which produces MSDTGLVGLLAVVLAAALAGGTVAHLVGLPPVLGYLLAGLLLGPYTPGPVAEVEQVQRLADVGVALLMFGLGLQLSLRGLREVGSVAIGGGLLQVGVVIGLGMLLGRLFDLGLKQSLVAGWALASSSTTIALRLLEDRGEVESVHGRVAAGVSMVQDLSLVPLLVAMPALGGDGGSLGVTLAMTVGKAAAFLVGTYLLATRVVPRAMSLLVGRRSREMFLLGTVVLALGGTALGALTGLSPAFGAFLAGLVLAESDHAQQGLAELLPLRNVFAALFFVAMGMLMDPRTLAEAPAELAAFTLLGSLAKLVLVGGLALAFGYLPRTAFLSGLLLAQTGEFAFLAVSVAGDEGVLDDRTASALVGSAFISLLLAPLALRWGVSWADVLFRSSTPVQVQLPAGEPLVNHVVVCGLGEAGAELVTALRRRGFRCVVIEQDPAAVRWLQQQGVPYVHGEPSSPLVLEQAQLQRARVLAVTQADPASTEAVVAAARKLAPQVDVIARGAGPESHRRLRGLGADEVVHPGFEAGLEFVRHTLHRLGVSSAEVQAYLQRRRRDYYVSE; this is translated from the coding sequence ATGTCCGATACGGGGCTGGTCGGTCTTCTGGCCGTCGTGCTGGCGGCGGCCCTGGCCGGCGGCACTGTGGCCCACCTGGTGGGCCTGCCGCCGGTGCTGGGCTATTTGCTGGCCGGCCTGCTGCTGGGGCCTTACACCCCGGGGCCGGTGGCCGAGGTCGAGCAGGTCCAGCGACTGGCCGATGTAGGGGTGGCGCTGCTCATGTTCGGCCTGGGCCTGCAGCTGAGCCTGCGAGGCCTGCGGGAGGTCGGCTCCGTGGCTATCGGCGGGGGGCTGCTACAGGTGGGCGTCGTCATCGGCCTGGGGATGCTGCTGGGGCGCCTCTTCGACCTGGGGCTGAAGCAGTCCCTGGTGGCCGGGTGGGCGCTGGCCAGCTCCAGCACCACCATCGCGCTGCGGTTGCTGGAGGACCGGGGCGAGGTGGAGAGCGTGCACGGCAGGGTGGCGGCCGGGGTATCCATGGTCCAGGACCTGAGCCTGGTGCCGCTGCTGGTGGCCATGCCTGCGCTGGGCGGCGACGGCGGCTCCCTGGGCGTCACCCTGGCCATGACGGTGGGCAAGGCGGCCGCCTTTCTGGTCGGGACTTACCTCCTGGCCACCCGCGTCGTGCCGAGGGCCATGTCGCTGCTGGTGGGGCGCCGCTCCCGCGAGATGTTCCTGCTGGGCACCGTGGTGCTGGCACTGGGGGGCACCGCCCTGGGTGCCCTGACGGGCCTCTCGCCCGCCTTCGGCGCCTTCCTGGCGGGGCTAGTCCTGGCGGAGTCGGATCACGCCCAGCAGGGGCTGGCGGAGCTGCTGCCCCTGCGCAACGTCTTTGCCGCCCTGTTCTTCGTGGCCATGGGGATGCTGATGGACCCTCGCACCCTGGCGGAGGCGCCGGCGGAGCTGGCCGCTTTCACTCTTCTGGGGAGCCTGGCCAAGCTGGTCCTGGTGGGTGGCCTGGCGCTGGCCTTCGGCTACCTGCCCCGCACCGCTTTCCTCTCCGGGCTGCTGCTGGCCCAGACGGGCGAGTTCGCCTTCCTGGCTGTGTCGGTGGCCGGCGACGAGGGAGTGCTGGACGACAGGACTGCCTCGGCGCTGGTCGGTTCGGCGTTCATCAGCCTGCTGCTGGCGCCCCTGGCCCTGCGCTGGGGCGTCTCCTGGGCCGACGTCCTTTTCCGCTCGTCCACGCCGGTCCAGGTGCAGCTGCCAGCCGGCGAGCCGCTGGTCAACCACGTGGTAGTGTGCGGCCTGGGGGAGGCCGGGGCCGAGCTGGTGACGGCCCTGCGTCGTCGGGGCTTCCGCTGCGTCGTCATCGAGCAGGACCCGGCGGCCGTGCGCTGGCTGCAGCAGCAGGGGGTGCCTTACGTCCACGGCGAGCCGTCCAGCCCCCTGGTGCTGGAGCAGGCCCAGCTGCAGCGGGCGCGGGTGCTGGCGGTGACCCAGGCCGACCCGGCCTCGACCGAAGCCGTGGTGGCGGCTGCCAGGAAGCTGGCGCCGCAGGTGGACGTCATCGCTCGTGGGGCTGGGCCCGAGAGCCACCGACGGCTGCGGGGGCTCGGAGCCGACGAGGTGGTGCACCCCGGCTTCGAGGCCGGCCTGGAGTTCGTGCGCCACACCCTGCACCGGCTGGGGGTCTCCTCGGCCGAGGTGCAGGCCTATCTGCAGCGCCGCCGCCGCGACTACTACGTCAGCGAATAG
- a CDS encoding CoA transferase, protein MMALEGIRVLDLSRLAPGPFCTMLLADFGADVIVVEAPPGAARVSEMERPEARALNPLNRNKRSIAINLRQPEGREAFYRLARTADVVVEGFRPGVVKRLGVDYETLSRLNPRLVYCSLSGYGQDGPYASLVGHDINYISVGGALGLTGWPGQPPAIPMNIIADFAGGGLYAAFAICLALLARERTGRGQYIDMAMSDGVTSLLTWVASRYLATGQVPRPGEDMLNGGVPFYNVYRCADGRYISIGCLEPYFWEALCRVLGAEEFIPHQWDRQRYPEMFEFFRRRFQERTRDEWFQELRQHEICVAPVYSLDEVFADPHVLQRRMLAEVQHPQMGTVRQVGIGAKLSETPGSIRTLGPRLGEHTDEVLREAGYSEAEVAALRQAGAVA, encoded by the coding sequence ATGATGGCCCTAGAAGGCATCCGCGTCCTGGACCTGAGCCGTCTGGCTCCCGGCCCCTTCTGCACCATGCTGCTGGCCGACTTCGGGGCCGACGTCATCGTGGTGGAGGCGCCTCCCGGTGCGGCCCGCGTCAGCGAGATGGAGCGTCCGGAGGCCCGTGCCCTGAACCCCCTCAACCGCAACAAGCGCTCCATCGCCATCAACCTGCGTCAGCCGGAGGGTCGGGAGGCCTTCTACCGCCTGGCCAGGACGGCCGATGTGGTGGTTGAGGGCTTTCGCCCCGGTGTGGTGAAGCGGCTGGGAGTGGACTACGAGACCCTCTCCCGCCTGAACCCGCGCCTGGTCTACTGCTCCCTTTCGGGCTACGGGCAGGACGGCCCCTATGCCTCTCTGGTGGGCCACGACATAAACTACATCAGCGTCGGCGGTGCCCTGGGCCTTACGGGGTGGCCGGGGCAGCCGCCCGCCATCCCCATGAACATCATCGCCGACTTCGCTGGCGGGGGCCTGTACGCCGCCTTCGCCATCTGCCTGGCCCTGCTGGCGAGGGAACGCACCGGTCGCGGTCAGTACATAGACATGGCCATGAGCGACGGCGTCACCTCCCTCCTCACCTGGGTGGCCAGCCGCTACCTGGCGACGGGGCAGGTGCCCAGGCCGGGGGAGGACATGCTCAACGGCGGCGTCCCCTTCTACAACGTGTATCGCTGCGCCGACGGCCGCTACATCAGCATCGGCTGTCTGGAGCCTTACTTCTGGGAGGCCCTCTGCCGCGTCCTGGGGGCCGAGGAGTTCATTCCCCACCAGTGGGACCGTCAGCGCTATCCGGAGATGTTCGAATTCTTCCGCCGCCGCTTCCAGGAGCGGACACGGGACGAGTGGTTCCAGGAGCTGCGCCAGCACGAGATCTGCGTGGCACCGGTCTATTCCCTGGACGAGGTGTTCGCCGATCCTCATGTCCTTCAGCGAAGGATGCTGGCCGAGGTCCAGCACCCGCAGATGGGCACCGTGAGGCAGGTGGGCATCGGGGCCAAGCTTTCGGAGACCCCGGGCTCCATCCGCACCCTGGGGCCGCGGCTGGGGGAGCACACCGACGAGGTGCTGAGGGAGGCGGGATACAGCGAGGCCGAGGTCGCGGCCCTGCGCCAGGCGGGCGCTGTGGCCTAG
- a CDS encoding glycosyl hydrolase family 18 protein: MPPRPPTGAPPPPPAARASRDPAPYIVGGVLGLILVTVLAVVAAFSCMGGDEEVAAGIVARSRQPPPLPAGLTMASRNYLVFDVRREPDRPVRLGLPLAQGFRQGQELSFWTYADGQWRRLGPAAVVSAEDFQRGSCQPSGGIPSGPLVACGEFPPPLPRNLAVLTGGAGGSLRVIASIPSRSALAPAARDLAAIVSPRDFRPREDGSLEGSLSRPELRAGQELMPTVVGSEGPAVQNVNSILADPARRQAHVENIVRLVEEQGLAGIDLEYTQVDARLWVSFQQMVRELADRLHQRGRKLSLTLPAPAGRQTLDWRALGQAADMVRVLPSPDPLSYREDMAQALQFATSQVEPSKLFLVLSPYSQRRNVNGSQPIGYRQAMSLALEVRRTPEGEIRPGTGVRLEAPNLAGGGIVWSSDAAAVTFALQGGGDTVFIENVFSAGFKLELVTAFRLGGVAVADASAGADVADIWPAIRTLVETGAPPLLRPNGNALVARWSASDGRLSPAEGAATTWTAPERGGTYQVELVVSDGVERFGRRLTLAVTPEPTPTPTPTPSPTPGRTPAPTPTPTPRPSPTPIPTPTPTPTPTPTPRPTPERPVPSPTATPTPTSTSSAYTLLQPVLD; this comes from the coding sequence TTGCCCCCTCGACCCCCGACGGGGGCGCCTCCGCCGCCGCCCGCGGCCCGGGCCAGCCGCGACCCTGCCCCTTACATCGTCGGCGGCGTCCTGGGCCTCATCCTGGTGACGGTGCTGGCAGTGGTGGCAGCCTTCTCCTGCATGGGAGGGGACGAGGAGGTGGCGGCAGGCATCGTCGCCCGCTCCAGGCAGCCCCCGCCCCTGCCGGCGGGCCTCACCATGGCCAGCCGCAACTACCTGGTGTTCGACGTGCGCCGGGAGCCCGACCGTCCCGTGCGGCTGGGTCTCCCCCTGGCCCAGGGCTTCCGCCAGGGGCAGGAGCTGAGCTTCTGGACCTACGCCGACGGCCAGTGGCGGCGGCTGGGGCCGGCAGCCGTGGTCTCGGCCGAGGACTTCCAGCGGGGCAGCTGCCAGCCCAGCGGGGGAATACCATCCGGGCCGCTGGTGGCCTGCGGCGAGTTCCCGCCGCCCCTGCCCCGCAACCTGGCGGTGCTGACGGGCGGCGCCGGCGGCTCCCTGCGCGTCATCGCCTCCATCCCCAGCCGCTCGGCCCTGGCGCCGGCCGCTCGCGACCTGGCCGCCATCGTCAGCCCCAGGGACTTTCGACCCCGCGAGGACGGCTCCCTGGAGGGCTCCCTCAGCCGGCCAGAGCTGAGAGCGGGGCAGGAGCTGATGCCCACCGTGGTGGGCAGCGAAGGCCCCGCTGTCCAGAACGTGAACTCCATCCTGGCCGATCCCGCCCGTCGCCAGGCCCACGTGGAAAACATCGTCCGCCTGGTGGAAGAGCAGGGGCTGGCGGGCATAGACCTGGAATACACCCAGGTGGACGCCCGCCTGTGGGTGTCGTTCCAGCAGATGGTGCGGGAGCTGGCCGACCGCCTGCACCAGAGAGGCCGCAAGCTGTCCCTCACGCTGCCCGCCCCGGCAGGCCGCCAGACGCTGGACTGGCGGGCGCTGGGACAGGCGGCCGACATGGTGAGGGTGCTCCCCTCGCCAGACCCCCTCTCTTACCGCGAGGACATGGCACAGGCGCTGCAGTTCGCCACCTCCCAGGTGGAGCCGTCCAAGCTGTTCCTGGTGCTCAGCCCCTACAGCCAGCGCCGCAATGTCAACGGCTCCCAGCCCATCGGCTATCGTCAGGCCATGTCCCTGGCCCTGGAGGTCCGCCGCACGCCGGAGGGGGAGATACGGCCGGGCACGGGGGTGCGTCTGGAAGCACCCAATCTGGCGGGGGGTGGCATCGTCTGGAGCAGTGACGCAGCGGCTGTCACCTTCGCCCTGCAGGGCGGAGGCGACACGGTGTTCATCGAGAACGTCTTCAGCGCCGGCTTCAAGCTGGAGCTGGTGACGGCCTTCCGCCTGGGCGGGGTGGCGGTGGCCGACGCCTCGGCCGGGGCCGACGTGGCCGACATCTGGCCGGCCATCCGCACCCTGGTGGAGACGGGCGCCCCGCCCCTGCTGCGACCCAACGGCAACGCCCTGGTGGCCCGCTGGTCGGCCAGCGACGGCCGGCTATCGCCGGCGGAGGGTGCTGCCACTACCTGGACAGCGCCCGAGCGGGGCGGCACCTATCAGGTGGAGCTGGTGGTGAGCGACGGCGTGGAGCGCTTCGGCCGTCGTCTGACCCTGGCCGTCACGCCGGAGCCGACGCCCACACCGACCCCCACCCCCAGCCCCACGCCCGGCCGGACGCCCGCCCCCACACCCACGCCGACGCCGCGCCCCAGTCCGACCCCCATCCCTACTCCCACTCCGACGCCCACACCGACCCCGACGCCTAGGCCCACACCCGAGCGTCCCGTCCCGTCGCCCACAGCCACCCCGACCCCCACTTCCACCTCCTCGGCCTACACCCTCCTTCAGCCCGTATTAGACTAA
- a CDS encoding RsmD family RNA methyltransferase: MRITAGRAKGRELRGPPGARPSSGRVRAALFSALQSLGADLSRVLDLYAGSGALGIEALSRGANWCDFVDQSAAACRQVRRNLEATGLAAQAAVHCLPVERAPERLRGPYTLVLADPPYGDATALAALERVATSHLVEAGRTVLVLEHSARTAPPLRLGPLELVKTLRHGDSALSFYR, from the coding sequence ATGAGGATCACTGCCGGTCGGGCCAAAGGCAGGGAGCTAAGGGGGCCGCCCGGCGCGCGCCCCTCCTCGGGGCGAGTGCGGGCCGCCCTCTTCTCGGCCCTCCAGTCCCTGGGGGCCGATCTGTCGCGGGTGCTAGACCTCTATGCCGGCTCCGGTGCCCTGGGCATAGAGGCCCTGTCGCGGGGGGCGAACTGGTGCGACTTCGTGGACCAGAGCGCCGCCGCCTGTCGGCAGGTCCGCCGCAACCTGGAGGCCACCGGCCTCGCCGCCCAGGCCGCCGTCCACTGCCTCCCGGTGGAGAGGGCACCGGAGCGGCTGCGGGGGCCTTACACCCTCGTCCTGGCCGACCCACCCTATGGCGACGCCACGGCCCTGGCCGCCCTGGAGCGGGTCGCCACCTCTCACCTGGTGGAGGCGGGACGCACCGTCCTGGTGCTGGAGCACAGCGCCCGCACAGCACCGCCCCTACGGTTGGGGCCTCTGGAGCTGGTAAAGACGCTGCGCCACGGCGACAGCGCCCTATCTTTCTACAGGTAG
- the coaD gene encoding pantetheine-phosphate adenylyltransferase — translation MVTAVYPGRFDPVTNGHLDIARRAASLFDRVVVAVYDLPAHSSLFTTEERVALFQEAVREMGNVEVKPFSGLTVDFARQEGAKVLVRGIRAVTDFEAEFDMALMNKRMAPELESVFLMASLEHLFVSGHRIREVASLGYDVSGLVPPHVAEALRRKFGG, via the coding sequence TTGGTCACAGCCGTCTATCCCGGCCGCTTCGACCCCGTTACCAACGGGCACCTGGACATCGCCCGCAGGGCTGCCTCCCTCTTTGACCGGGTGGTGGTGGCCGTCTACGACCTTCCAGCCCACAGCTCCCTCTTCACCACTGAGGAGCGAGTGGCCCTCTTCCAGGAAGCGGTGCGGGAGATGGGCAATGTGGAGGTGAAGCCTTTCAGCGGGCTGACGGTGGACTTCGCCCGTCAGGAGGGGGCCAAGGTGCTGGTGCGGGGCATCCGCGCCGTCACCGACTTCGAGGCCGAGTTCGACATGGCCCTCATGAACAAGCGCATGGCCCCGGAACTGGAATCTGTCTTCCTCATGGCCAGCCTGGAGCACCTGTTCGTGAGCGGTCACCGCATCCGCGAGGTGGCCAGCCTGGGCTACGACGTCTCGGGCCTGGTGCCCCCCCACGTGGCCGAGGCCTTGCGTCGCAAGTTCGGCGGCTAG
- a CDS encoding SRPBCC family protein, protein MPRVQARRLIPAPLPSVWEAIADLEGAPRWNKAWARVCLVSGPAGEGAVLRAEDEEGRASELQVGAWEPQRRVAFLPRPSPEEDMDRYWLLLEGQAITLEPVGEDATLVTIEARARARGLMGLVVGWLLWPGYQRRGLVAALDGLEALFRPAEG, encoded by the coding sequence GTGCCCAGGGTTCAGGCCCGCAGGCTCATCCCTGCCCCCTTGCCATCGGTGTGGGAGGCCATAGCCGACCTGGAGGGGGCGCCCCGCTGGAACAAGGCCTGGGCCAGGGTGTGCCTCGTGTCGGGGCCGGCGGGCGAGGGCGCCGTGCTGCGAGCCGAGGACGAGGAGGGGCGGGCGAGCGAGCTGCAGGTGGGCGCCTGGGAGCCCCAGCGCCGCGTCGCTTTTCTGCCCAGGCCGTCGCCGGAAGAAGACATGGACCGCTACTGGCTGTTGCTGGAGGGGCAGGCCATTACCCTGGAGCCTGTGGGGGAGGATGCCACCCTGGTGACCATCGAGGCGCGGGCCCGTGCCCGCGGCCTCATGGGGCTGGTGGTGGGCTGGCTGCTATGGCCCGGCTATCAGCGGCGGGGCCTGGTGGCCGCCCTGGACGGGCTGGAGGCCCTTTTCAGGCCGGCCGAGGGCTAG
- the leuS gene encoding leucine--tRNA ligase, whose translation MAERYNPRQIERKWQERWERDGLYRTPDDSPLPKFYFLTMLPYTSGDLHIGHWYAMAPSDAAARYRRMRGYNVLFPMGFDAFGLPAENAAIKHGIHPKKWTYDNIERMRRQLKSMGAMFDWSREVITCDPEYYRWNQWFFLKMYERGLAYRALAPANWCPSCQTVLANEQVLPDGTCERCGTAVTHRDLEQWFFRITAYAEELLDHSKIQWPEPVVTMQKNWIGRSEGVEIAFGLEVPGVEEKEIRVFTTRPDTIYGVTFMVLAPEHPLVPRITAPERRREVEEYIEQARRQTEVQRLSTAREKTGVFTGAYCRNLLSGELVPIFIADYALMWYGTGAVMGVPAHDQRDFEFARKFGLPVKVVVAPPDWDGSPLEEAYEGPGTMVDSGPFTGLPSEEGKAAVARYVEEKGWGRRRVMYRMRDWLISRQRYWGTPIPIVYCDACGTVPVPEEQLPIVLPEDVDFRPTGESPLARHEGFVNTACPRCGRPARRETDTMDTFMDSNWYFMRYLSPHYDKGPFDPELGRKWLPVDQYTGGAEHAVMHLLYARFFWKVCRDLGLVEGDEPFLRLFNQGQILGPDGQRMSKSRGNVVAPDEQVERWGTDTFRCYLMFLGPWEHGGPFTFQGIQGIWRWLNRVWNIALASPQVDEAVDPLPLRKRLHSTIQRATEDMEKFRFNTLIAALMELTNDLQRALQSGPVHPGAWNEAVDSLLLMLAPLAPHISEELWERRGRPYSIHQQSWPSYDPELARPEEVTLVIQVNGRLRDRLTVPADISEEEAKQLALGSERVRPHIDGRPIRRIVYVPGKLVNIVVG comes from the coding sequence ATGGCTGAGCGCTACAACCCCCGCCAGATCGAGCGCAAGTGGCAGGAGCGCTGGGAGCGGGACGGCCTCTACCGCACCCCTGACGACTCGCCCCTGCCCAAGTTCTATTTCCTGACCATGCTCCCCTACACTTCGGGCGACCTGCACATAGGCCATTGGTACGCCATGGCCCCGTCCGACGCTGCTGCCCGCTACCGGCGCATGCGAGGCTACAACGTCCTCTTCCCCATGGGCTTCGACGCCTTCGGCCTGCCGGCCGAGAACGCTGCCATCAAGCACGGCATCCACCCTAAGAAGTGGACCTACGACAACATCGAGCGCATGCGCCGGCAGCTCAAGAGCATGGGGGCCATGTTCGACTGGTCGCGGGAGGTCATCACCTGCGACCCCGAGTACTACCGCTGGAACCAGTGGTTCTTCCTGAAGATGTACGAGCGGGGGCTGGCCTACCGCGCCCTGGCACCGGCCAACTGGTGCCCCTCCTGCCAGACAGTGCTGGCCAACGAGCAGGTGCTGCCCGACGGCACCTGCGAGCGCTGCGGCACCGCCGTCACCCACCGTGACCTGGAGCAGTGGTTCTTCCGCATCACCGCCTACGCCGAGGAGCTGCTGGATCACTCGAAGATCCAGTGGCCCGAGCCGGTGGTGACCATGCAGAAGAACTGGATCGGCCGCTCGGAGGGCGTGGAGATCGCCTTCGGCCTCGAGGTGCCCGGAGTGGAGGAGAAGGAGATACGGGTCTTCACCACCCGCCCGGACACGATCTACGGCGTCACCTTCATGGTGCTGGCCCCGGAGCATCCCCTGGTGCCCAGGATCACGGCCCCCGAGCGCAGGCGAGAGGTGGAGGAATACATCGAGCAGGCCCGTCGCCAGACGGAGGTCCAGCGCCTCTCCACGGCCCGGGAGAAGACGGGGGTCTTCACCGGCGCCTACTGCCGCAACCTGCTGTCGGGGGAGCTGGTGCCCATCTTCATCGCCGACTACGCCCTCATGTGGTACGGCACCGGCGCCGTTATGGGGGTGCCCGCCCATGATCAGCGGGACTTCGAGTTCGCCCGGAAGTTTGGCCTGCCGGTGAAGGTGGTGGTGGCGCCGCCAGATTGGGACGGCTCCCCCCTCGAGGAGGCCTACGAAGGCCCGGGCACCATGGTGGACTCGGGCCCCTTCACCGGTCTGCCCTCGGAGGAGGGCAAGGCAGCGGTGGCCCGCTACGTGGAGGAGAAGGGATGGGGCCGCCGCCGCGTCATGTACCGCATGCGCGACTGGCTGATCTCGCGCCAGCGTTACTGGGGCACGCCCATACCCATCGTCTACTGCGACGCGTGCGGCACCGTGCCAGTTCCCGAGGAGCAGCTGCCCATCGTCCTGCCCGAGGACGTGGACTTCCGCCCCACAGGCGAGTCGCCGCTAGCGCGCCACGAGGGCTTCGTCAACACCGCCTGCCCCCGCTGCGGTCGTCCCGCCCGGCGCGAGACGGACACCATGGACACCTTCATGGACTCCAACTGGTATTTCATGCGCTACCTCAGCCCCCATTACGACAAAGGCCCCTTCGACCCGGAGCTGGGCCGCAAGTGGCTGCCGGTAGACCAGTACACGGGCGGGGCGGAGCATGCCGTCATGCACCTGCTGTATGCCCGCTTCTTCTGGAAAGTCTGCCGCGACCTGGGCCTGGTGGAGGGGGATGAGCCGTTCCTGCGCCTCTTCAACCAGGGACAGATCCTGGGGCCCGACGGGCAGCGCATGAGCAAGTCCCGCGGCAACGTGGTGGCCCCCGACGAGCAGGTGGAGCGCTGGGGAACGGACACCTTCCGCTGCTACCTGATGTTCCTGGGGCCGTGGGAGCACGGCGGCCCCTTCACCTTCCAGGGCATTCAGGGCATATGGCGCTGGCTGAACCGCGTCTGGAACATCGCCCTGGCCAGCCCCCAGGTGGACGAGGCCGTCGACCCCCTGCCTCTGCGCAAACGGCTGCACAGCACCATCCAGCGGGCCACCGAGGACATGGAGAAGTTCCGCTTCAACACCCTGATTGCGGCCCTGATGGAGCTGACCAACGACCTGCAGAGGGCGCTGCAGTCGGGCCCGGTGCACCCCGGGGCCTGGAACGAAGCGGTGGACTCGCTCCTGCTGATGCTCGCGCCCCTCGCCCCCCACATATCCGAAGAGCTCTGGGAGCGGCGCGGCCGCCCGTACAGCATTCATCAGCAGTCGTGGCCTTCCTACGACCCCGAGCTGGCCCGGCCGGAAGAGGTGACGCTGGTGATCCAGGTCAATGGCCGCCTGCGCGATCGACTGACGGTGCCGGCCGACATCTCGGAGGAGGAGGCCAAGCAGCTGGCCCTGGGCAGCGAGCGGGTTCGGCCCCACATCGACGGGCGGCCCATCCGTCGCATTGTGTATGTGCCGGGGAAGCTGGTGAACATCGTGGTGGGCTAG